One window from the genome of Emys orbicularis isolate rEmyOrb1 chromosome 10, rEmyOrb1.hap1, whole genome shotgun sequence encodes:
- the TEX9 gene encoding LOW QUALITY PROTEIN: testis-expressed protein 9 (The sequence of the model RefSeq protein was modified relative to this genomic sequence to represent the inferred CDS: inserted 1 base in 1 codon; deleted 2 bases in 1 codon): MSSTDPPSCDVERSGRPPSRQAPTRDDLTPLPAXGWVRLPSDSDATQRPLSRDKMAAGCGGGARRGAGCGSAGVRKSHRILPHPAMPKKTLMHGDFLAKEEEYKRLNAELEAKTAELVRQAEEVIRDQQEILSIPVSTQVKLCEDDDKQLRDVLSPELPILTLSHIKQPNKKSGSMSTAQNRPHSGSKGKRTTSSAKLRSIDIKAADDVAVLEDFTDFSLAKTISKIEGKLEEGDLLESLDDDIIPSVGNEIGTEAQIRFLKAKLRVMQEELDSIVRECSKKDDENRNLNSRVKETEEEHARLQRTVSTQQFQIEKYKMLSEEANRKSEGLQQQLTAVEKELENLKRIQKQASTSQSATEVRLNRALEEAERYKMELNKLKQSNKDIANQEHKKFEELKIANKRLEKQKGELMTGFKKQLKLIDILKRQKMHIEAAKMLSFTEEEFMKALEWGNP; this comes from the exons ATGAGCTCCACGGACCCGCCCTCCTGCGATGTGGAACGGTCAGGCCGCCCA CCCTCTCGCCAGGCCCCGACACGCGACGATTTAACGCCCCTTCCCG CGGGGTGGGTCCGGTTGCCTAGTGACAGCGACGCTACTCAGCGGCCCCTCAGCAGGGACAAAATGGCGGCGGGCTGCGGCGGCGGGGCCCGGCGAGGCGCGGGCTGCGGTTCAGCTGGG GTGCGGAAATCCCACAGGATCCTGCCCCATCCTGCCATGCCAAAGAAGACTTTGATGCATGGAGACTTCCTGGCTAAGGAGGAGGAGTACAA GCGACTGAATGCAGAATTAGAGGCAAAAACAGCAGAGTTGGTGCGTCAGGCTGAAGAAGTAATA AGAGATCAACAAGAGATACTATCAATACCAGTTTCAACACAGGTTAAATTGTGTGAAGATGATGACAAGCAACTGAG agaTGTGCTTTCTCCTGAACTGCCAATCCTTACACTTTCGCATATTAAG CAACCAAACAAGAAATCTGGTTCCATGTCCACAGCTCAGAACAGACCACACTCTGGCAGTAAGGGAAAGAGAACAACTTCAAG TGCAAAACTAAGAAGCATTGATATAAAAGCTGCTGATGATGTTGCCGTCCTGGAGGACTTCACAGATTTTTCTCTTGCAAAGACAATTAGCAAAATTGAAGGAAAACTGGAGGAAGGAGACTTGCTTGAAAGTCTAGATGATGATATTATTCCAAGTGTAGGAAATGAAATTGGAACAG aagcccagaTCAGATTTCTTAAGGCAAAGCTGCGTGTTATGCAGGAGGAGCTGGATAGTATAGTACGTGAATGTAGTAAAAAG GATGATGAGAATCGGAATTTAAACTCTCGGGTTAAAGAAACTGAGGAAGAACATGCTAGACTCCAGCGAACAGTCAGTACTCAACAGTTTCAAATTGAAAAGTACAAAATGCTGTCAGAGGAAGCTAACAGGAAAAGTGAAGGATTACAGCAACAGCTCACTGCAGTAGAAAAG gaACTAGAGAATCTAAAGCGCATACAAAAGCAGGCTTCTACCAGTCAGAGTGCTACAGAAGTTCGCTTAAATAGGGCTCTTGAGGAAGCAGAAAGGTATAAAATGGAGCTGAATAAACTGAAGCAAAGCAATAAG GACATAGCCAACCAAGAGCACAAAAAATTTGAAGAACTAAAAATAGCAAACAAGAGACTGGAGAAACAAAAAGGAGAGCTAATGACAGGTTTCAAGAAACAGCTAAAGTTAATTGATATTCTGAAGAGACAAAAG ATGCATATTGAAGCAGCTAAAATGCTTTCTTTTACTGAAGAAGAGTTCATGAAAGCTCTTGAGTGGGGAAATCCCTGA